Proteins co-encoded in one Anolis carolinensis isolate JA03-04 unplaced genomic scaffold, rAnoCar3.1.pri scaffold_9, whole genome shotgun sequence genomic window:
- the prss54 gene encoding inactive serine protease 54 isoform X2, with amino-acid sequence MTFITQEQNFLQNVVVCTEGTTVATTMTQQEQNVQGWILEGDHSLAVSSHVRTRTASQACLGWTTGSVCGMEILSSPVDSDQGPAATGEFPWLVSLQDMHGTHLAFGSILSQDWLLSTASAFHNITQVMALLGAADPSKLQSFPLPISTIIPHEAFDELTLDHDLALLQTPVPIEFNEAVQPICVPFQRFPSSAMEDCWVVGWPHPEAGSSSLWKLSVVDVDPCPLHRMVSTECCSHREGDSVPGCLGYPGNPVVCQVKESGQWMLKGILTEGGARCYGPFLYTRVAYYSDWIMATTTEWGPPVHAIPFQRHFEAPEEFPEGLFELPVDETDLRSFQDHPDDYDYNETEWLNASSRQGPAESRANSGPLYYDYYGGDVIPIGAAGASGRPLWGLFSAGLLTWWTAGQMAN; translated from the exons atgacatttatcacccaggaacaaaatttttTACAGAATGTTGTTGTGTGTACAGAAGGCACCACCGTGGCGACCACGATGACCCAACAGGAGCAGAATGTCCAGGGATGGATCCTGGAAGGTGACCACTCCCTGGCTGTGTCCAGCCATGTCCGGACGAGGACGGCCTCCCAAGCATGCCTTGGCTGGACCACAG GCTCAGTCTGTGGCATGGAGATCCTCTCCTCTCCCGTTGATTCGGATCAGGGCCCTGCTGCCACGGGGGAATTCCCGTGGCTGGTCTCCTTGCAGGACATGCATGGCACGCATCTGGCCTTTGGGAGCATCCTGAGCCAGGACTGGCTCCTCAGCACCGCCTCGGCCTTCCATAACAT AACGCAGGTGATGGCCCTGCTGGGTGCTGCAGACCCGTCCAAGCTGCAGAGCTTCCCGCTGCCCATCAGCACCATCATCCCGCACGAGGCCTTTGACGAGCTGACGCTGGACCACGACTTGGCCCTCCTCCAGACCCCCGTTCCGATTGAGTTCAACGAGGCCGTGCAGCCCATTTGCGTCCCTTTCCAGCGCTTCCCATCTTCGGCCATGGAGGACTGCTGGGTGGTGGGCTGGCCACACCCAGAGGCAG GGAGCAGCTCTCTGTGGAAGCTCTCGGTGGTGGACGTGGACCCCTGCCCTCTCCACCGGATGGTCAGCACAGAATGCTGCAGCCACCGGGAAGGCGACAGCGTGCCGGGATGCCTG GGCTACCCTGGCAACCCTGTGGTCTGCCAAGTCAAGGAGAGCGGGCAGTGGATGCTGAAGGGGATACTGACCGAGGGAGGCGCGCGGTGCTACGGGCCCTTCCTTTACACCAGGGTGGCTTACTACAGCGACTGGATCATGGCCACCACGACCGAGTGGGGGCCCCCGGTTCACGCCATCCCTTTCCAGAGACACTTTGAAGCCCCAGAGGAGTTCCCGGAAGGGCTGTTTGAGCTCCCGGTCGACGAGACAGACCTGCGCTCCTTCCAAGACCATCCCGACGATTACGACTACAACGAGACGGAGTGGCTCAACGCAAGCAGCCGCCAGGGGCCCGCCGAGTCGCGCGCCAACTCCGGTCCCTTGTACTACGACTACTACGGAGGGGACGTCATCCCCATTGGCGCGGCGGGGGCATCAGGTCGGCCGCTTTGGGGACTCTTCTCGGCCGGACTCCTGACTTGGTGGACAGCAGGACAAATGGCAAACTAG
- the prss54 gene encoding inactive serine protease 54 isoform X3: MSRDGSWKVTTPWLCPAMSGRGRPPKHALAGPQGCGWSVCRLTLFLLTGTFFVPPALAGSVCGMEILSSPVDSDQGPAATGEFPWLVSLQDMHGTHLAFGSILSQDWLLSTASAFHNITQVMALLGAADPSKLQSFPLPISTIIPHEAFDELTLDHDLALLQTPVPIEFNEAVQPICVPFQRFPSSAMEDCWVVGWPHPEAGSSSLWKLSVVDVDPCPLHRMVSTECCSHREGDSVPGCLGYPGNPVVCQVKESGQWMLKGILTEGGARCYGPFLYTRVAYYSDWIMATTTEWGPPVHAIPFQRHFEAPEEFPEGLFELPVDETDLRSFQDHPDDYDYNETEWLNASSRQGPAESRANSGPLYYDYYGGDVIPIGAAGASGRPLWGLFSAGLLTWWTAGQMAN; encoded by the exons ATGTCCAGGGATGGATCCTGGAAGGTGACCACTCCCTGGCTGTGTCCAGCCATGTCCGGACGAGGACGGCCTCCCAAGCATGCCTTGGCTGGACCACAG GGATGCGGTTGGTCAGTTTGCCGCCTGACCCTCTTCCTACTGACCGGGACCTTCTTTGTGCCACCCGCTTTAGCCG GCTCAGTCTGTGGCATGGAGATCCTCTCCTCTCCCGTTGATTCGGATCAGGGCCCTGCTGCCACGGGGGAATTCCCGTGGCTGGTCTCCTTGCAGGACATGCATGGCACGCATCTGGCCTTTGGGAGCATCCTGAGCCAGGACTGGCTCCTCAGCACCGCCTCGGCCTTCCATAACAT AACGCAGGTGATGGCCCTGCTGGGTGCTGCAGACCCGTCCAAGCTGCAGAGCTTCCCGCTGCCCATCAGCACCATCATCCCGCACGAGGCCTTTGACGAGCTGACGCTGGACCACGACTTGGCCCTCCTCCAGACCCCCGTTCCGATTGAGTTCAACGAGGCCGTGCAGCCCATTTGCGTCCCTTTCCAGCGCTTCCCATCTTCGGCCATGGAGGACTGCTGGGTGGTGGGCTGGCCACACCCAGAGGCAG GGAGCAGCTCTCTGTGGAAGCTCTCGGTGGTGGACGTGGACCCCTGCCCTCTCCACCGGATGGTCAGCACAGAATGCTGCAGCCACCGGGAAGGCGACAGCGTGCCGGGATGCCTG GGCTACCCTGGCAACCCTGTGGTCTGCCAAGTCAAGGAGAGCGGGCAGTGGATGCTGAAGGGGATACTGACCGAGGGAGGCGCGCGGTGCTACGGGCCCTTCCTTTACACCAGGGTGGCTTACTACAGCGACTGGATCATGGCCACCACGACCGAGTGGGGGCCCCCGGTTCACGCCATCCCTTTCCAGAGACACTTTGAAGCCCCAGAGGAGTTCCCGGAAGGGCTGTTTGAGCTCCCGGTCGACGAGACAGACCTGCGCTCCTTCCAAGACCATCCCGACGATTACGACTACAACGAGACGGAGTGGCTCAACGCAAGCAGCCGCCAGGGGCCCGCCGAGTCGCGCGCCAACTCCGGTCCCTTGTACTACGACTACTACGGAGGGGACGTCATCCCCATTGGCGCGGCGGGGGCATCAGGTCGGCCGCTTTGGGGACTCTTCTCGGCCGGACTCCTGACTTGGTGGACAGCAGGACAAATGGCAAACTAG
- the gins3 gene encoding DNA replication complex GINS protein PSF3 — translation MAEAYSPVEPGLGPEESFLSLPDLLMSHERLPCRAQAALPRLALALGKAPSDALPEGTKLELPLWLAKGLYNNKQKILSVELPTVYKESWRTVFSADANVVDLHKLGPYYYAFGSQMLNFDSPENAELAQTILQTFISRFRRIMDSSQNAFNEDTSALVARLDETERGLFQAGQKGLNDFQSWEMGQASQITASSLVQNYRKRKHSELDA, via the exons ATGGCGGAGGCCTACTCGCCGGTGGAGCCCGGCCTGGGCCCCGAGGAGAGCTTCCTCTCGCTGCCGGACCTGCTCATGTCCCACGAGCGGCTTCCCTGCCGCGCCCAGGCCGCCCTCCCGCGCCTGGCCCTGGCCCTGGGCAAAGCGCCAAGCGACGCCCTGCCTGAG GGCACCAAGCTGGAGCTGCCACTGTGGCTGGCCAAAGGTCTCTACAACAACAAGCAGAAGATCCTTTCTGTGGAGCTGCCAACTGTTTACAAGGAGAGCTGGAGGACTGTCTTCAGCGCCGACGCCAACGTGGTGGACCTACACAAGCTGGGGCCCTACTACTATGCCTTTGGCTCCCAAATGCTGAACTTTGACAGTCCTGAGAATGCAGAACTTGCGCAGACAATCCTTCAG ACCTTCATCAGCCGCTTCCGCCGCATCATGGACTCCTCCCAGAACGCCTTCAACGAGGACACGTCGGCCTTGGTGGCCCGGCTGGACGAGACGGAGCGGGGCTTGTTCCAGGCCGGGCAGAAGGGGCTGAACGACTTCCAGAGCTGGGAGATGGGGCAGGCCTCGCAGATCACGGCCTCCAGCCTGGTCCAGAACTACAGGAAGAGGAAGCACAGCGAGTTGGATGCCTGA
- the prss54 gene encoding inactive serine protease 54 isoform X4, producing MVLSTSLHSLHFGSSADFSALIAFVLMAYHHHHMWKDDCLVSVLLHTRCALGMAFDFIGGCTMPIKLLYVCSLLRSFAGSVCGMEILSSPVDSDQGPAATGEFPWLVSLQDMHGTHLAFGSILSQDWLLSTASAFHNITQVMALLGAADPSKLQSFPLPISTIIPHEAFDELTLDHDLALLQTPVPIEFNEAVQPICVPFQRFPSSAMEDCWVVGWPHPEADREQLSVEALGGGRGPLPSPPDGQHRMLQPPGRRQRAGMPGLPWQPCGLPSQGERAVDAEGDTDRGRRAVLRALPLHQGGLLQRLDHGHHDRVGAPGSRHPFPETL from the exons atggttttgtcaacttctttgcacagtctgcattttgggtcatcagctgatttttcggccttaattgcatttgttctgatggcttatcatcatcatcatatgtggAAGGATGACTGCCTTGTTTCTGTACTTCTACATACACGATGTGCATTGGGGATGGCATTTGATTTCATTGGAGGGTGTACAATGCCAATAAAGTTATTGTATGTGTGTTCCTTGCTCCGCTCTTTTGCAGGCTCAGTCTGTGGCATGGAGATCCTCTCCTCTCCCGTTGATTCGGATCAGGGCCCTGCTGCCACGGGGGAATTCCCGTGGCTGGTCTCCTTGCAGGACATGCATGGCACGCATCTGGCCTTTGGGAGCATCCTGAGCCAGGACTGGCTCCTCAGCACCGCCTCGGCCTTCCATAACAT AACGCAGGTGATGGCCCTGCTGGGTGCTGCAGACCCGTCCAAGCTGCAGAGCTTCCCGCTGCCCATCAGCACCATCATCCCGCACGAGGCCTTTGACGAGCTGACGCTGGACCACGACTTGGCCCTCCTCCAGACCCCCGTTCCGATTGAGTTCAACGAGGCCGTGCAGCCCATTTGCGTCCCTTTCCAGCGCTTCCCATCTTCGGCCATGGAGGACTGCTGGGTGGTGGGCTGGCCACACCCAGAGGCAG ACAGGGAGCAGCTCTCTGTGGAAGCTCTCGGTGGTGGACGTGGACCCCTGCCCTCTCCACCGGATGGTCAGCACAGAATGCTGCAGCCACCGGGAAGGCGACAGCGTGCCGGGATGCCTG GGCTACCCTGGCAACCCTGTGGTCTGCCAAGTCAAGGAGAGCGGGCAGTGGATGCTGAAGGGGATACTGACCGAGGGAGGCGCGCGGTGCTACGGGCCCTTCCTTTACACCAGGGTGGCTTACTACAGCGACTGGATCATGGCCACCACGACCGAGTGGGGGCCCCCGGTTCACGCCATCCCTTTCCAGAGACACTTTGA
- the prss54 gene encoding inactive serine protease 54 isoform X1 yields MVLSTSLHSLHFGSSADFSALIAFVLMAYHHHHMWKDDCLVSVLLHTRCALGMAFDFIGGCTMPIKLLYVCSLLRSFAGSVCGMEILSSPVDSDQGPAATGEFPWLVSLQDMHGTHLAFGSILSQDWLLSTASAFHNITQVMALLGAADPSKLQSFPLPISTIIPHEAFDELTLDHDLALLQTPVPIEFNEAVQPICVPFQRFPSSAMEDCWVVGWPHPEAGSSSLWKLSVVDVDPCPLHRMVSTECCSHREGDSVPGCLGYPGNPVVCQVKESGQWMLKGILTEGGARCYGPFLYTRVAYYSDWIMATTTEWGPPVHAIPFQRHFEAPEEFPEGLFELPVDETDLRSFQDHPDDYDYNETEWLNASSRQGPAESRANSGPLYYDYYGGDVIPIGAAGASGRPLWGLFSAGLLTWWTAGQMAN; encoded by the exons atggttttgtcaacttctttgcacagtctgcattttgggtcatcagctgatttttcggccttaattgcatttgttctgatggcttatcatcatcatcatatgtggAAGGATGACTGCCTTGTTTCTGTACTTCTACATACACGATGTGCATTGGGGATGGCATTTGATTTCATTGGAGGGTGTACAATGCCAATAAAGTTATTGTATGTGTGTTCCTTGCTCCGCTCTTTTGCAGGCTCAGTCTGTGGCATGGAGATCCTCTCCTCTCCCGTTGATTCGGATCAGGGCCCTGCTGCCACGGGGGAATTCCCGTGGCTGGTCTCCTTGCAGGACATGCATGGCACGCATCTGGCCTTTGGGAGCATCCTGAGCCAGGACTGGCTCCTCAGCACCGCCTCGGCCTTCCATAACAT AACGCAGGTGATGGCCCTGCTGGGTGCTGCAGACCCGTCCAAGCTGCAGAGCTTCCCGCTGCCCATCAGCACCATCATCCCGCACGAGGCCTTTGACGAGCTGACGCTGGACCACGACTTGGCCCTCCTCCAGACCCCCGTTCCGATTGAGTTCAACGAGGCCGTGCAGCCCATTTGCGTCCCTTTCCAGCGCTTCCCATCTTCGGCCATGGAGGACTGCTGGGTGGTGGGCTGGCCACACCCAGAGGCAG GGAGCAGCTCTCTGTGGAAGCTCTCGGTGGTGGACGTGGACCCCTGCCCTCTCCACCGGATGGTCAGCACAGAATGCTGCAGCCACCGGGAAGGCGACAGCGTGCCGGGATGCCTG GGCTACCCTGGCAACCCTGTGGTCTGCCAAGTCAAGGAGAGCGGGCAGTGGATGCTGAAGGGGATACTGACCGAGGGAGGCGCGCGGTGCTACGGGCCCTTCCTTTACACCAGGGTGGCTTACTACAGCGACTGGATCATGGCCACCACGACCGAGTGGGGGCCCCCGGTTCACGCCATCCCTTTCCAGAGACACTTTGAAGCCCCAGAGGAGTTCCCGGAAGGGCTGTTTGAGCTCCCGGTCGACGAGACAGACCTGCGCTCCTTCCAAGACCATCCCGACGATTACGACTACAACGAGACGGAGTGGCTCAACGCAAGCAGCCGCCAGGGGCCCGCCGAGTCGCGCGCCAACTCCGGTCCCTTGTACTACGACTACTACGGAGGGGACGTCATCCCCATTGGCGCGGCGGGGGCATCAGGTCGGCCGCTTTGGGGACTCTTCTCGGCCGGACTCCTGACTTGGTGGACAGCAGGACAAATGGCAAACTAG